CTTCCGGCCCGAGTACCGGATGCTGGGCCGGCTGGCGGAGATCTTCCCCGATGTGCCGCGCCTGGCGGTGACCGCCACCGCCGACGCCCGCACCCGCGACGACATCCGCGCCGAACTGCGGCTGGAGGACGCCCTGGAATTCGTCGCCAGCTTCGCCCGGCCCGAGCTGGCGCTGTCGGCCGAGCGCAAGCGCGGGGCCGGCCACAAGCGGGTGCTGGAGCTGATCGAGGCGCGGCCCAACCGCTCGGGCGTGGTCTATGCCGGCTCCCGCGACGGGGTCGACAAGCTGGCCGAGAGCCTGCGCGCCGCCGGGACCCACGCGCTGGCCTACCACGCCGGCCTCGACAAGAACGTCCGGGCCGAACGGCTGGAGACCTTCCTGGAGGCCGAGAGCGCGGTGATGGTGGCCACCATCGCCTTCGGCATGGGGGTCGACAAACCCGACGTCCGCTTCGTGATCCATGCCGATCCGCCGGCCTCCATCGAAGCCTATTGGCAGGAGATCGGCCGGGCGGGCCGCGACGGCGATCCGGCCGAGGGCATCACCCTCTACGGCGCCGCCGACATGGCCTGGGCCTACCGCCGCATCGACGGCCGGGAGATGGACGACACCGTCAAGGCCGTGCAGCGGCGCAAGGTCGGCCAGTTCTACGCCATGATGGACGGCGCCAACTGCCGCGCCGCCGCCGTGCGCCGCTATTTCGGCGAGGAGGGCGTGGAGCCCTGCGGCCAGTGCGACCTGTGCCTGTCGCCCCCCGAAAGCATCGACGCCACCCAGGCCGCCCAGAAGGCGCTGTCCGCCGTCCACCGCCTGGGAGGCCGATTCGGGCGCGGACGACTGGTGGAGCACCTGCTGGGCAAGACCAAGGAGCCCTCCAGCTTCGAGGCGGGGCTGACCACCTTCGGCATCGGCAAGGAGTTCAGCGTCAACGGCTGGCGCGACCTGCTGGACCAGCTGCTGTTCGACGGCCTGCTGAAGGAAGACCCCAATGACGGCCGCCCGCTGATCGGCCTGGGCGACCCCGAGGGCGTGAAGGCGGTCTATCGCGGCGAACGCCGGGTGGGCCTGCGCAAGGCGCCCGAGGAGCACGACCCCACCACCCGCTCGGGCAAGCCCCGCAAGCGCCGCGAGACCGCCGACATCGATCCCGGCGACGCGGCTCTCTTCGAGGCCCTGCGCTACTGGCGGGCCGGCGAGGCCAAGCGCCAGCACGTGCCGCCCTATGTGATCTTCCCCGACCGCACCCTGATCGAGGTCGCCCAGACCAAGCCCGGGTCCCTGCCCCGCCTGGCCGCCGTCTCGGGCGTCGGCGAAAGCAAGCTCGCCCGCTACGGCGAGGCGGTGATCGAGGTGGTGAAGGGGTTCGAGAGCTAGGCGGCCTGGGACGCGGCCGACGAGGCGGCGTCTGGCTCGCGCTGGGTGATGGCGCCGTACCAGCCGAGGCCGCGGTAGGTCTCGTAGCCGGGGGTCAGGGCATAGCCGACGGTGACCTGCTCGGTGGCGTAGCTGCCCATGCCCACGGCGTTGGCGAGCAGGCGGAAGGTCTCGTCCAGCTCACCGCGCTGGTCGGAGGAGGCCAGCACGCGGCCCGCGTGATCCAGCAGCAGCACCCGGGAGCGGGCCCGCTCCTCGTCGGTCAGCCGCACCCCGTCCACCACCGCCTGGGCCTGGGGCTTCCAGTCGAAGTGGATACCCAGCACCCCGATCACCTTGCCGTCGCTCAAGCCGTCCTGGCGGATCGCGGTGGCGTAGGTGGCCACCGGCGCGTTGTTGAGCGCCGGCGCCCGCTCGATGTCCCAGGCCACGAACTCGTCGCCCGAGGCGGTCTTCATGGCCTGCTGGAACCAACCGGCGCCGGCCACCGAGAGGCCCTGGGTCGCGGGGTAGACCTGCGGCCGGCCGGTGGCCACCACGTGTCCCGCCGCGTCGCAGATCCACAGGTCGAGATAGACGGTATAGGCGTCCAGGATGACCTTCAGACGGCTGCTGGCATGGCGCGCGCCCTCGGGCGTCGGCTCGGCGACGGCGGCCACCACGGCGGAATCGGTGGCCCACCAGCGGACGTCGCAGGTGCGCTCATAGAGGTTGCGGTCGATGATCTCGATGGCGTTCAGCGCCAGGTCGGCCAGGCGCTGGCCGCGCAGATGGGACAGGATCGCCCCGCCCACCAGGGACAGTTCCTGCAGGTCGGCGCGGACCTGGCTCTCCAGGGCCTGGGCGACCTCGTCGATCTCCTGCGAGATGCGCTTGAATTCTTCCGAGACGATGGCGAAGCCGCGCCCCGCCTCACCGGCGCGCGCCGCCGTGATCAGGGCGTTGATCGCCAGCATCTTGGCTTCGCGATTGATGGAGGAAATCTCGCCGATCTTCGCGCCCGCGACGGACGACAGGCGTTCGGAGAGCTCCAGAATGCGTTCCGGGACCAGACTACCGTCGGACTCAGCCAAACCGCATCCTCTTGCGCCGACGCACCATTCTGACGGGATGTCGTTGGTGTATGCGCACATGATCGGTGAGTCGCGGCGACTAATTTGAATGTGGCGCTGCAGGCCTCCGATGCATTTTCCCGCCGGAAACGTCAAATATCCTGATTTTTGAGCAGCCCATGCGCAGAAATCAGGCAGGCTTCAGGAAGACATAGCGCTGATAGGGGTCCGCCAGCGCCCAGTCCGTCGCCTCGATCCGCCAGTCGGGGTAGTTCGCCGCGAGGAACTCCAGGGTCATGGAGGTGTCGCCATAGGTGGCCTCGCCCTCCACCGTGTCGCGGCCGTGCGGCACGAAGGCGAAGCCCTCGGCGGCATGTTTGGCCTGGTAGGTTTCCGCCTGGGGCGCGTAGTCGGGGTTCACGACCCAGTACTCCGCCGGCCGAATGGTGATGGCCAGCAGGCCGTTCGGGGCGATGTGCTTGCGCAGGGCCGATAGGGCCGCGTCGGTGGCGTTGCGCGAGGTGTGGGTGAACACCGAGAAGGCGAACATCACGTCGAAGGCGGCTTCCGGGGCCGGCAGACCCTTGGGCAGATAGTCCGACTGGGCGACATTGCCGGCCAGATTGGCCTCACGGCAGAGGTTCACCGCCAGGTCCCAGGGATCCACGGCCCAGATCGCCTCGGGATTGCTGAAATAGTAGAGCAGCCGGGTCATCCGCCCATAGCCGCAGCCATAGTCGAGGATCTTGGCGCCCGAGAGCGAGCGGTTGCGCAGGGCCGCGTAGTTATAGGCCAGCGCCCGGATGAAGCTGACCGTCGGCTTGAGCAGGGAAAGCCCTGAGTCGCCGGTGAAGTTGCGCTGGGTCTCGTCGCTGGCCATGCGCGGCAGCAGCTTCGAGAGCGCCGGCAGGTCCTCGCGCGGCAAATCAAACAGCAGCATCCCGAAGGCGTCCAGCGAGAGCTTGCCCCGAAGGAATTCCAGCACCTCGTTCACGGTCGCGCCTCGGGCGGCGAGGCCGTCGGCCTCGGTCACGATCCTGGCTTCATCGATCAGCAGCACGCGGAGAACCTCAACCTAGGCGGCAGGGCGCCGCGCGACGGGCCCCTTTGCCCAAACCGCGCGGCCAAGGCAAGGAGGCTAGACGTCCACCTCGGCATCGAGGGCGTTGGCCTGGATGAACTCGCGGCGCGGCTCCACCAGGTCGCCCATCAGGCGGGTGAACATATCGTCGGCGTCGTCGGCGTGGTTGACCCGCACCTGCAGCAGGGTGCGGGCGTCGACGTCGAGGGTGGTTTCCCAGAGCTGCTCGGGGTTCATTTCCCCCAGACCCTTATAGCGCTGGATGGCCAGGCCCCGGCGGCCGGCGTCCATGATCGCGCCCACCAGGTCGAGCGGTCCGCGCACCGTGGTGACCTTGTCCTTGCGGGTGAAGACCGCCGGGGCCGAGAAGGTGTCGGCCATGGTGGCGGCGCGTTCGGCCAGGCGCCGGGCGTCGGCGGCCTGCAGCAGCAGGTCGTCCAGCACCACGCGCTCGGACACGCCCCGCTTCACGCGGCTGAACACAAAGCCGCCGGCCGGACCAGGCTCGCCGCTCCAGCTGCCATCGCTTTCCTCGGCATAGAGGTCGAGGCGCTTGGCGGCGGCCTCGATGTTCTGGCCCTCGGCCAACAGGCCGCCCAGGGCCGCCTGTTCGATGGCGAAGGCCGGCGCGCGCGACGACAGGCGCTCGATATTGGCCTTGGCCGAACGGGAGGTCTGGATCAGGGCCAGCAGGTCCTGGCCAAACAGCCGCTCGCCGCCGGCGAGGTCCAGGGTCGCGCCCTCCAGGCCCTCATTGACCAGATAGGTCTCCAGCGCCGGGTCGTCCTTCAGGTAGGTGATCGACTTGCCCTTGGCCGCCTTATAGAGCGGCGGCTGGGCGATATAGAGGTAACCCCGCTCAATCACCTGCGGCATCTGCCGGTAGAAGAAGGTCAGCAGCAGGGTGCGGATGTGGGCGCCGTCGACGTCGGCGTCGGTCATGATGACGATCTTGTGGTAGCGGACCTTCTCGATATCGAAGTCGTCGCGGCCGATGCCGGCGCCCAGCGCCGTGATCAGGGTGCCGATCTGATCGGAGCCCAGCATGCGGTCGAAGCGGGCGCGCTCGACATTGAGGATCTTGCCGCGCAGGGGCAGGACGGCCTGGTTCTCGCGGTTGCGCGCCTGCTTGGCCGAGCCGCCGGCGGAGTCGCCCTCCACCAGGAAGATTTCAGACTTGGCGGGATCGCGTTCCTGGCAGTCGGCGAGCTTGCCGGGCAGGGAGGAGATATCCAGCGCGGTCTTGCGGCGCGTCAGGTCTCGGGCCTTGCGGGCCGCTTCCCGGGCGGCGGCGGCCTCGGCGATCTTCTGGACGATCAGCTTGGCCTCGACCGGATGCTCCTCGAACCACTGACCGATGCCGTCCGACACCAGGCCCTCGACGGCGGGGCGCACCTCGGAGGAGACCAGCTTGTCCTTGGTCTGGCTGGAGAACTTGGGGTCGGGCACCTTGACCGACAGAACGCAGGTCAGGCCCTCGCGGCTGTCCTCACCCGACAGGGAAACCTTCTCGCGCTTGGTGGCGCCGGAGCTCTCGGCATAGCTGGTGATGATGCGGGTGAGCGCCGAGCGGAAGGCGGCCAGGTGGGTGCCGCCGTCCTTCTGCGGGATGTTGTTGGTGAAGCAGAGGACATTCTCGTGGTAGCCGTCGTTCCACCACAGGGCCAGGTCCAGCTCGACGTTCTCACGCTTGCCGCGCACCACGATGGGGGTCTTCAGGACCGGGGTCTTGGCCTTGTCCAGGTGGCGCACGAAGGCCTCGATGCCGCCCTCATAGTGCAGAACCTCCACGAAGGGTTCGGCCTCGCGGTTGTCCTTCAGCCAGATGGTGACGCCGGAATTGAGGAAGGCCAGCTCGCGGAGGCGATGCTCCAGGGTCTTACGGTCGAATTCGACGAAGGCGAAGGTCTCGGTGGAGGCCATGAAGGTGACCTCGGTCCCCGACAGGAACTCGCCGTTTTCGCGCAAGGGCGCATCGCCGGTGACGATCAGGGGCGAGACCGCGTCGCCGCGGCGGAACTCCATCTCGTAGGCCTTGCCGCCGCGATAGATCTTCAGGCGCAGCCAGTCGGAAAGCGCGTTGACCACCGAGACGCCGACGCCGTGCAGGCCGCCCGAGACCTTGTAGGAATTCTGGTCGAATTTACCGCCGGCGTGCAGCTGGGTCATGATGACCTCGGCCGCCGAGACGCCTTCGCCCTCGTGAATGTCGGTGGGGATGCCGCGGCCGTCGTCGGTGACGGTGACCGAGCCGTCGGGATTGAGGATCACCTCGACCCGCGTGGCCCAGCCGGCCAGGGTTTCGTCGATGGCGTTGTCCACCACCTCATAGACCATGTGGTGCAGGCCCGACCCGTCGTCGGTGTCGCCGATATACATGCCGGGGCGTTTGCGCACGGCGTCCAGGCCCTTGAGGACCTTGATGGACTCCGCGCCGTATTCGGCCTGGCCGTTGTTTTCGGGGGTGTTGTCGGGGATCTGCGTTTCGTCGGTCATTCGGTATCCAGATAGGTCAGGCTGGAGCCGTCCACATGGACGCCCTGGGCCCGGCCCTTCAAATCTTCGAACAGGTGCTCATCGGTGCCGGTGAGGAAGGCCTGCAGCTTGAGCGCCGTGATTTCGTCGAACAATGCGGCCCGCCGGCGGCGGTCCAGATGCGCTGCGACTTCGTCTAGCAACAATATAGGGTTTGGTCCTGATTCTGCACGTGAAAGTCGCGCCGCCTGACCCAAAACCAGGTTCAGAATCAGGGCCTTCTGCTCGCCGGTTGAGCATTCCGCCGCCGGCCGGTCCTTTTCGGCATGGATGACCTCTAGATCGCCCCTGTGCGGGCCGGTCAGCATGCGGCCGGCGGCGGCGTCGCGCTCGCGGGCCACGGCCAGGGCGGCGACCAGTCGAGCCTCGATTTCCTCGACCTCGACCCCTTCGGCGGCCATCTGCTCCCAGGCGCCGGCAAGCTTTAGCCGGGCCTGGGGGAAGGGCCGGTCGCCCCGCTCGTCTATCTCCGATTGAAGGGCCGACAGCGTCCTGGCCCGAGCCGCCGCCATCAGCGCCCCGGCCTCCGCCAGCCGCGCCTCCAGGGCGCTCAGCCAGTCGGGGTCGGCCGGTCCGTCGGTGAGCAGACGCATCCGCTCGCGCTGGGATTTCTCATAGGCGGTGGCGTGGGCGGCATGGGCGGGTTCGGCGGCGAAGACCAGGCGGTCGAAGAACCGGCGGCGGTCGCCGGCCCCCTCCAGGAACAGCCGGTCCTGGGCGGGCGTCAGCCAGACCTGTCGCTGGTGGTCGGCCAGCCGGCCGGGCGGCACGGACTCGCCTTCCAGCCGCACGGTGCGCCGCGCGGCGCCGGCCACCTCGGTCCCGGTCCCCATCCGCACCGGCTCGCCGTCGATCTCGAGGGTGGCGGCCACCGCCCAGGCGCGGCCCTGGGTTTCCCCCGGCATCCGGCGCCCCACCTCGGCCAGGCTCGCCCCGCGCAGGCCGCGGCCCGGCGTCAGCAGGCTGACGGCCTCCAGCAGATTGGTCTTCCCCGCCCCGTTGGGCCCGATCAGGTACACAGGACGACCGTCCAGCGGCAGCTCGGCGCGGCCGTAGGAGCGGAAGTCGGTCAGGGTCAGGCGGGTAAGGGCCGTGCGGGTCACGGTCGGGTCATACAGGCTTCGCACTCGCGCGCGAAGCGGCATGGCCTTGAGCGCGGCCCGCGCCAAGCTAGGGTATGGGCGACTTCCAAGGGGTGGCGTGCGCGTGCGGCTGTTGGCGATGGGACTGGCCGCGTTCGCCGTGGCGGGGGCGGCGCGGGCCGACCCGCCGCGCATGTCGCCGCCCGACTGGGTGGCCCGGCCCGACGCCGAGGCCCTGGCCGACCACTATCCGGGCCTGGCGCGAACCCTGGCGATCGAGGGCCGGGCGACCCTCAGCTGCACCGTGGACCTCAAGGGACGGCTTCAGACCTGCGTCAGCGTAGCGGCCTCGCCCGCAGGCCTGGGCTTCGACAAGGCCGCCCTGGCCATGAGCAAGCTGTTTGCGATGCAGCCCAAGCGGGTGGACGGCAAGCCGGTGGCAGGCGGCACGGTCCGGATCCCGATCCGCTTCGCCCTGCCCGCGCCGGGCCAGGGCGAGCCTGAGCCCCTCGCGTCCCCGACAGCTCTGGACGCCGCGCGCCGCGCCGCGGACCTGAGCGGCATCTCCGGACGGCTGGCCCGGGGCCTGACGGAGGACCTGGACAAGATCGCGGGCGGCAGCGCCGAACCCATGGTGCTGGCCCAGGGCCTGGCCGCCCTGGCCGACGCGCGGGCGGCGGCCGCGCCCCAGGTCGCCGAGGCCGCCGCGCGCAGCATCGCCGCGACCCTGAGCCCGGCGGAGGTGGCGCAGTGGCTGGCCTATCTCAAGGGTCCGGCGCTGCGGACGCTGAACGCCGAGGGGCCGCAGATGAACCAGGCCTTCGCCGCGGTGCAGGCGACCCATACCCAGCTGGTGCTGGCCCGGGCCCGCGACACCTTCTGCGGCCGCCAGGACTGCAGCAGCGACGCCACCCTGCCTGACCTGCACGCCCTGGCCGAGGCGCCCGAGGTCCTCATCGACAAACCCCGGTGGTCCCAGGCGCCCAGCCTGATCGAGGCCCAGGCGGCCTATCCCCTGGGCGCCCAGGCCTTCCGCCTCAACGGCTGGGCCATGCTGCAATGCCGGGTGGCCGTCGCCGGGGCCCTGGAGGACTGCCAGGTGCTGGCCCAGGAGCCGAGGCGCCTGGGGTTCGGCGCGGCGGGCCTGAAGGTGGCCGGCAGCTACCGCCTCGATCCCGACCTGATGGCCCAGGGGGCGGCGGGCGACCGGGTCAACCTGCCGACCTTCTTCAGCATCGCGCGCGAGACCCCGCCTGAGCCCGTGCGGCCCCGCCCGTCCCGCGCCCTGACCCTGGCCCGCGAGATCGTCCGCGCCCAGGGGGTCGAGGCGACCGCCGACCAGGCCGGTGAGCTGGGCCAATGGCTGCTGAGCCACCAGCCCGGCCTGGACGAGGCCGTGGCCCGCGACGCCGGCGAAGCCTATCGCGGCGCGGTGATCGAAGATCTCCCCGACCTGCTGGACGCCCACGCGGCAGTCTATGTGGCGACCCTCACCGAGCCGGAGCTCGCCAGCACCGCCGCCTTCCTGCACAGCCGCGCCGGCCAGCTCGCCACCGGCCGCGACGACGCGTTCAATCTGCGGCTGGCCGTGGCGCTTGCCGAAGTCCAGACCCAGGCCGACGCGAAGGCCCGCACCGCCTTCTGCGCCGCCCACGCCTGCGCGGCGGACTAGGGGCCCTGCCCTTAGGTGCGTGCCGGCGTGGCTGGGCCCCAACCGCCGAGGAAGGCGCACGCCCGTCGGAGCGGAAGTCGGTCGGCGTCAGGCCCGGCGAAGGCCGTGCAGACCACGGAGGCATCCTCCAGGATTTGGCGACGGGCGCGACGCAGCAATGGGCTTGAGCCGGGCGATACGCCCGCTAGGATACCGCCTTGGGTTGAGGGGGCGCCGTGCAAAGGAATCTCATCGCTATTGGGCTGTGCGCGAGCTTATTGGCAGCGCCTGCCTTCGCCAGGAGCCCCGTCGTGGTTAATCCAGACTGGCTCCAAACGCCCGATTCCGACGCAATGGCGAAGGCTTTCCCAGAGGTAGCTGGTTTGCTTGGCGTTGATGGATACGCATTGATCCGTTGCCAGATCACAGTGTTGGGACGTGCCGACGCTTGCACGGTTGTGGGCGAGTCCCCGTCGGGTTGGGGTTTTGGAAACGCAGCTCTCATCATGAGCCAATCGTTCCGGTTTCGGCCTAAGACCGTCGACGGACGGGCGGTTCCCGGTGGGGAAATCCGCGTTCCCTTGCGCCTAGTCACTCCCATCCCCCCGGGACTTGCAAGTTCGGTAGGTTACCGGCCGCCAGAAGCCTCTGCCACGCGGCTGAAACTGGTCAGGGCCCTGGCCGCGCTTGCGGATGTCCGCGGCACCACCTCGGCGGACGCTGAGGTTTCGATAGGAAAACTGTTCACCTCAAGCCCCTCGCCGGGCATGAGCCCGTCCCTGTGGTCGGATGCCGACCTCGCCATACGAGCGGCGATACGCGAGGGCATTCCAAGCCTGATTGAGGCGGTCGTTCTCGAAAACATCACAGAGTACAGTGACGAAGAT
The sequence above is drawn from the Phenylobacterium glaciei genome and encodes:
- the recQ gene encoding DNA helicase RecQ gives rise to the protein MPSASLDEAREILRRTFGHAEFRGRQAEVIEEVLAGRSAMAVLPTGGGKSLCYQIPSLMRPGLGLVVSPLIALMTDQVAGLVQSGVAAARLDSNIEPWEKAQTWERIEAGELDMLYISPEGLMTSSVMDRLRRTPLALIAIDEAHCVSQWGHDFRPEYRMLGRLAEIFPDVPRLAVTATADARTRDDIRAELRLEDALEFVASFARPELALSAERKRGAGHKRVLELIEARPNRSGVVYAGSRDGVDKLAESLRAAGTHALAYHAGLDKNVRAERLETFLEAESAVMVATIAFGMGVDKPDVRFVIHADPPASIEAYWQEIGRAGRDGDPAEGITLYGAADMAWAYRRIDGREMDDTVKAVQRRKVGQFYAMMDGANCRAAAVRRYFGEEGVEPCGQCDLCLSPPESIDATQAAQKALSAVHRLGGRFGRGRLVEHLLGKTKEPSSFEAGLTTFGIGKEFSVNGWRDLLDQLLFDGLLKEDPNDGRPLIGLGDPEGVKAVYRGERRVGLRKAPEEHDPTTRSGKPRKRRETADIDPGDAALFEALRYWRAGEAKRQHVPPYVIFPDRTLIEVAQTKPGSLPRLAAVSGVGESKLARYGEAVIEVVKGFES
- a CDS encoding methyl-accepting chemotaxis protein, coding for MAESDGSLVPERILELSERLSSVAGAKIGEISSINREAKMLAINALITAARAGEAGRGFAIVSEEFKRISQEIDEVAQALESQVRADLQELSLVGGAILSHLRGQRLADLALNAIEIIDRNLYERTCDVRWWATDSAVVAAVAEPTPEGARHASSRLKVILDAYTVYLDLWICDAAGHVVATGRPQVYPATQGLSVAGAGWFQQAMKTASGDEFVAWDIERAPALNNAPVATYATAIRQDGLSDGKVIGVLGIHFDWKPQAQAVVDGVRLTDEERARSRVLLLDHAGRVLASSDQRGELDETFRLLANAVGMGSYATEQVTVGYALTPGYETYRGLGWYGAITQREPDAASSAASQAA
- a CDS encoding class I SAM-dependent methyltransferase, yielding MLLIDEARIVTEADGLAARGATVNEVLEFLRGKLSLDAFGMLLFDLPREDLPALSKLLPRMASDETQRNFTGDSGLSLLKPTVSFIRALAYNYAALRNRSLSGAKILDYGCGYGRMTRLLYYFSNPEAIWAVDPWDLAVNLCREANLAGNVAQSDYLPKGLPAPEAAFDVMFAFSVFTHTSRNATDAALSALRKHIAPNGLLAITIRPAEYWVVNPDYAPQAETYQAKHAAEGFAFVPHGRDTVEGEATYGDTSMTLEFLAANYPDWRIEATDWALADPYQRYVFLKPA
- the gyrB gene encoding DNA topoisomerase (ATP-hydrolyzing) subunit B, with product MTDETQIPDNTPENNGQAEYGAESIKVLKGLDAVRKRPGMYIGDTDDGSGLHHMVYEVVDNAIDETLAGWATRVEVILNPDGSVTVTDDGRGIPTDIHEGEGVSAAEVIMTQLHAGGKFDQNSYKVSGGLHGVGVSVVNALSDWLRLKIYRGGKAYEMEFRRGDAVSPLIVTGDAPLRENGEFLSGTEVTFMASTETFAFVEFDRKTLEHRLRELAFLNSGVTIWLKDNREAEPFVEVLHYEGGIEAFVRHLDKAKTPVLKTPIVVRGKRENVELDLALWWNDGYHENVLCFTNNIPQKDGGTHLAAFRSALTRIITSYAESSGATKREKVSLSGEDSREGLTCVLSVKVPDPKFSSQTKDKLVSSEVRPAVEGLVSDGIGQWFEEHPVEAKLIVQKIAEAAAAREAARKARDLTRRKTALDISSLPGKLADCQERDPAKSEIFLVEGDSAGGSAKQARNRENQAVLPLRGKILNVERARFDRMLGSDQIGTLITALGAGIGRDDFDIEKVRYHKIVIMTDADVDGAHIRTLLLTFFYRQMPQVIERGYLYIAQPPLYKAAKGKSITYLKDDPALETYLVNEGLEGATLDLAGGERLFGQDLLALIQTSRSAKANIERLSSRAPAFAIEQAALGGLLAEGQNIEAAAKRLDLYAEESDGSWSGEPGPAGGFVFSRVKRGVSERVVLDDLLLQAADARRLAERAATMADTFSAPAVFTRKDKVTTVRGPLDLVGAIMDAGRRGLAIQRYKGLGEMNPEQLWETTLDVDARTLLQVRVNHADDADDMFTRLMGDLVEPRREFIQANALDAEVDV
- the recF gene encoding DNA replication/repair protein RecF (All proteins in this family for which functions are known are DNA-binding proteins that assist the filamentation of RecA onto DNA for the initiation of recombination or recombinational repair.), translated to MTRTALTRLTLTDFRSYGRAELPLDGRPVYLIGPNGAGKTNLLEAVSLLTPGRGLRGASLAEVGRRMPGETQGRAWAVAATLEIDGEPVRMGTGTEVAGAARRTVRLEGESVPPGRLADHQRQVWLTPAQDRLFLEGAGDRRRFFDRLVFAAEPAHAAHATAYEKSQRERMRLLTDGPADPDWLSALEARLAEAGALMAAARARTLSALQSEIDERGDRPFPQARLKLAGAWEQMAAEGVEVEEIEARLVAALAVARERDAAAGRMLTGPHRGDLEVIHAEKDRPAAECSTGEQKALILNLVLGQAARLSRAESGPNPILLLDEVAAHLDRRRRAALFDEITALKLQAFLTGTDEHLFEDLKGRAQGVHVDGSSLTYLDTE
- a CDS encoding energy transducer TonB translates to MGLAAFAVAGAARADPPRMSPPDWVARPDAEALADHYPGLARTLAIEGRATLSCTVDLKGRLQTCVSVAASPAGLGFDKAALAMSKLFAMQPKRVDGKPVAGGTVRIPIRFALPAPGQGEPEPLASPTALDAARRAADLSGISGRLARGLTEDLDKIAGGSAEPMVLAQGLAALADARAAAAPQVAEAAARSIAATLSPAEVAQWLAYLKGPALRTLNAEGPQMNQAFAAVQATHTQLVLARARDTFCGRQDCSSDATLPDLHALAEAPEVLIDKPRWSQAPSLIEAQAAYPLGAQAFRLNGWAMLQCRVAVAGALEDCQVLAQEPRRLGFGAAGLKVAGSYRLDPDLMAQGAAGDRVNLPTFFSIARETPPEPVRPRPSRALTLAREIVRAQGVEATADQAGELGQWLLSHQPGLDEAVARDAGEAYRGAVIEDLPDLLDAHAAVYVATLTEPELASTAAFLHSRAGQLATGRDDAFNLRLAVALAEVQTQADAKARTAFCAAHACAAD
- a CDS encoding energy transducer TonB; its protein translation is MAKAFPEVAGLLGVDGYALIRCQITVLGRADACTVVGESPSGWGFGNAALIMSQSFRFRPKTVDGRAVPGGEIRVPLRLVTPIPPGLASSVGYRPPEASATRLKLVRALAALADVRGTTSADAEVSIGKLFTSSPSPGMSPSLWSDADLAIRAAIREGIPSLIEAVVLENITEYSDEDLLRMFDPANGPGRTPKTLQFTRMRDDRVVGAEVLKMREAARISLCARHDCVAKRIAPEPTP